The following coding sequences lie in one Sesamum indicum cultivar Zhongzhi No. 13 linkage group LG9, S_indicum_v1.0, whole genome shotgun sequence genomic window:
- the LOC105171188 gene encoding probable trehalose-phosphate phosphatase J, with protein MTKQNMVVADAKTGINVAISMAVSGSSLFTTAAQRPPPAAVPGPYITISRINNGARINAWVDSMRASSPTRIKASSLSDDQDSWILHHPSALDMFEQITSASKGKQIVMFLDYDGTLSPIVDDPDRAFMSEAMRATVRKLARYFPTAIVSGRCRDKVYSFVRLAELYYAGSHGMDIKGPSKGSKYKKGAQAVLFQPASEFLPMIDEVYKALLEVTKSTPGARVENNKFCVSVHFRCVDEMKWSELAKQVGAVLEDYPNLRLTQGRKVLEIRPTIKWDKGKALEFLLESLGYANCTDVFPVYIGDDRSDEDAFKVLRERGQGFGILVSKIPKETNASYSLQEPSEVMAFLRRLVGWKRMSLRRQFRMRRRLEEIKVSLPN; from the exons ATGACCAAGCAAAACATGGTGGTTGCCGACGCCAAGACCGGAATCAACGTGGCGATATCAATGGCGGTTTCTGGGTCCTCCCTTTTCACCACGGCGGCGCAGCGGCCCCCTCCGGCGGCCGTTCCCGGACCTTACATCACCATTTCTAGGATCAATAATGGCGCAAGAATCAACGCGTGGGTCGATTCTATGAGGGCTTCTTCTCCCACTCGTATAAAAGCCTCATCTCTCTCCGATGACCAGGATTCTTGGATT CTACACCATCCATCAGCTCTAGACATGTTCGAGCAAATCACAAGTGCCTCAAAGGGAAAGCAAATTGTCATGTTCTTGGACTATGATGGCACCCTTTCACCCATAGTGGACGACCCTGATCGAGCCTTCATGTCTGAAGCG ATGAGGGCGACAGTGAGGAAACTTGCTAGATATTTTCCCACTGCCATAGTGAGTGGGAGGTGCAGGGACAAg GTGTACAGTTTTGTGCGTCTGGCAGAGCTGTATTATGCTGGAAGCCATGGCATGGACATAAAAGGCCCATCAAAAGGTTCCAAATATAAGAAA GGTGCTCAAGCTGTTCTTTTCCAGCCAGCAAGTGAATTTCTGCCCATGATCGACgag GTTTATAAAGCCCTTTTGGAGGTGACAAAATCTACACCAGGGGCAAGGGTGGAGAACAACAAATTCTGCGTCTCTGTACATTTCCGCTGCGTTGATGAGATG AAATGGAGTGAACTGGCCAAGCAAGTTGGGGCTGTATTGGAAGACTACCCCAACCTTCGTTTGACCCAAGGAAGAAAG GTGTTAGAAATCCGTCCAACTATTAAATGGGACAAAGGGAAGGCTCTTGAGTTCCTATTAGAGTCACTTG GTTATGCAAATTGCACTGATGTCTTTCCTGTTTACATCGGAGATGATCGAAGCGATGAAGATGCTTTTAAG GTGCTGAGAGAGAGGGGTCAAGGATTTGGGATTCTTGTGTCCAAGATTCCCAAAGAGACGAATGCATCTTATTCATTACAAGAACCATCCGAG GTCATGGCATTCTTGAGGCGGTTAGTGGGTTGGAAAAGAATGTCGTTGAGACGACAATTCAGAATGAGAAGACGACTGGAAGAGATCAAAGTGTCCTTACCAAATTGA